The DNA sequence AGGCCATGACGCCGAAAGATGGTGATATGCAGGTAATTTCTGCCTTGATGGATGAGTTAGCAGGCAATGCCCCTTCAGGAGCGTATGAGAAGGCCATAGAGCGCCTGTCACTGCGCGGGCATAGCTTTCCGCAGTCCTCAGAATTGAGGGCGTTGCTGGTGGGTGACGGCAGCGAAAAGACATAGCGAGATCGGCACTTGGGTTCGCACTCCTTGCCCTACCCCATGGATACCTGACAAAAGTTAACTTTGAGGCGTAATGAGATGGACAGCAGAGCGGCATAGCTAAAGAAGCTGAAAGCCTACCACCAGCGTCAGAGAGAGCGCTTTGACCGCTGGCAGGCGTCAGGGTATCGACACGAGTTAAAGCCCGTCCATGAGCCGATGCCTGAAGAATTGCGCCATATCCCATGCGCAGCCAAAACCCGAGCCGGAACACCATGCAAGCGTACTGACATCAACAGCAATGGGCGCTGCAAGTATCATGGTGGCCACAGTACGGGAGCAATAACTGCAGAGGGTAAAGCCCGTCAGCTGGAAGGCTATCGGCGTTGGCAGCGAGAAAAGGGAGCGTGACCATCACAAGGCGCATTTACGAGTGCGTCTGATGATGATCGGATAGATTCAGCGCCCCTATTTATCCTTCAACGCTTTAACGATAAGTAAAACCAGGCTCAAAATTTGCACGACATAGTCCAATTTCTTTTCCGGCATGACAAGGGAAAAAAGCATGAACAAAAGGACTAAAGCTAATGTGTTAAGAGATTTCATTTCCTGCTCCGAAAAACCATAGAGCAAGTAATTAGCGTTTTGAGTTGAAGCCTCGGCCTAAAAACATACTTTTTATGAAAATATTTTTCATGTCTTTGAAATTAAAAGAAATTTAATTGGAATAATTATGCCTGACACCTACCGCATTACAGTAACCACTAAGTCAGGTGAAACCCACGAAGGCCTGATGAACCGATCTCAGCCTGAGATGGTTAACAGCTTCATCGGTGTAGCCAAAGAAGATGGCGCGTGGGTATACCTCGCGCCGGATGACGTGCTTAAGACGGAGTATGAGCCGGTTATCGATGAAGAGGAAAGGTGGCAGAAGTTGCTGATCTAAATTGGTAATGAAATAAACCCAAGTTTAGATAAACTTCTAATTGCTTCATCGAAAAACTCCCGATAGAGTTTTTTTAGATGAGTATCGATGTATCCTTCATCTGAAATGTCACCAAGGTAAAACTCCCCCTCCAAAGTTGAGTAAAGCCTTACTATAGGAATTAATTTCTTATCTCTTTCAACAGAGAACTCTTGAAGAGAAACTGGTTGTTTGTCTTGAAAAACAATCCTAGCTGAGGCAACTAACGTGATTGCGACGCCGTTTAGGATTATTTTATTTGGAGGACCATCGTCGAATTCAAAAACACCAGTGTAGCTTCTGTCTGCCCTTGTCTTCCCAACCAAATAATCCCAAAAGTCAGACTGCTTGTCCTCAAGCATCTCTCGATAATTCCTTATCGCAGGAAGATATTCAGCAAGCCCAAGTTCACTCATTTTTAATCCTTAAAGTAGAGGTTACATGGCACTCACCGACAAACAAGAAATTTTTTGTCGCGAGTACCTCATCGATTTGAACGCCACGCAAGCGGCCATTCGGGCGGAGTACAGCGAGAACACCGCGAACCGTACCGCATCCGAAAACCTGTCAAAACCTGACATCCAAAACAGAATCGCTGAACTCAAAGCTGATAGCAATGGTCGCTTGCAGATTGACGCCGCCAGCCGCATTTAGCATAAAGAATACCTGAACATTCACTGTAAACAGGAAGGTGCGAGCTGATTGAACAGCAAACGAAGAAATGGCGAAAAAACAGATCGGCATTTAGTGCGATGAGCTACTCTGCAGGCATACTCTTTTCATTATCTGCACCAGCGTTTCGTAAGCCCTACAGCCACAAGAGTGTCACAAGCACAGGGCCGGAACCCCTGAGTATCATCGGGGAAACCTCAAATGCTTCGACTTCCATGTAACATAAGACTTGGAATTTCATTAATTTTTTACAGCCGTACCTCGAGCATTTCACAACAACATGAAGTTTTACTCTAATAAGCTAATGTTTCTATAAAGGAAGCCGATACTAACTATGTGTTCTATAGTTACCTGTGAGATGGGTCTGATACTGTGGCTTGAGCATCTTTAGTACAGTTTTTTTCTTGCTCAAATATTTTATTTGATATAAAAATGCTCACAACAGTAGCACCTGATCAGAGCCTCTTTAGAGGCTCTTTTCGTATCTAAAAGTAAACAAGCACTACATGTGGTAGTTAACAACAAAAATAAACGCTATATGTAGTTTGGAGGATTTATGACTGTCACCGAATTCTACAAAACCAACGGCATTGAACCTGAAGAATTTAAGTTGCATGAGACCGTAGAGCAGTATGCTCAGCGCATTGCCGGTCATAGCTATTACCAAAGTAGCCACATTGAAGTTGAGTATTCATATGGTACTAAACAGCAAAACAATACTGGAAAATCAGAAACTTATAACCTTTATTCATACTAATTTATGCCAAATTGGATAGACGTACTGGGCGAGATGACGATTCTCGCCCAAAGCAGCCCCTTGGACAAAGTCCGAAAAAAATATTTAGGTGAGCTTGCTAACCATACAGGACGTAACGTTATTTCTTACTACTCTGGCTTTCTTCAAAAAAACGGCCAAGAAGTAACAAATCTCGTTTCAATGACTGACGATGACAAAAACGGATTAATGTCGGCCATTCATGGCCTTGATACATCAAAAGGATTGGATCTGATACTGCATACCCCAGGCGGTGATATCGCGGCTCTAGAGTCGATAGGGAAGTATCTGCGGTCGAAGTTTGGAACAGATATCCGTGCAATCGTGCCCATGATTTCTATGTCATGTGGAACTATGCTCGCATGCTGTGCCAAAGAGATTGTAATGGGTAAACAATCAAATATCGGACCTTTTGATCCGCAGATGGGCGGTATGCCAGTCCATGGTATTCTGGAAGAATACGAACGGGCTAAGCGGGAAATCACATCCAACCCAGCAGCTTTAGCATGGTGGCAATTCTCGTTGCAAAAACTTCATCCCACCTTAATCGGTGAATGTGAAAAAGCCATTCGATGGGCGTCAGAGATAGTACATGAATGGCTGATAACGGGTATGTTTGCCGGTGAACATGATGCGGCAGATAAGGCAAAAAATATCTGTGACCAGCTGAATAATCATGCGACAACCTATACGCATGCGCGGCACTTACATGCTGAGAAAGCAAAATCCATTGGTCTAAAGGTCATAGACCTTGAAGATGATCAGTCCTTCCAAGATTTGGTGCTAACAATTCATCATAGTTACATGCATACGTTTGGTAGTAGCGCGGCATGTAAGATCATTGAAAATCATAACGGAAGTACAATGATGTGGAATGTTCCCAATCAGAACTAAAATCATGCCCTCTATGAGTGAAGGGGGCGTGGTTACCTACCACCCTTAACTTTCCTTTTCCAAGCACTGTAAATATCCTTATCCCATGCCTTCCCAGCCTTTGTCTGATACCCAGCCTCGTTAAGCCGCTCTGCGATGATGCGCCCATTGTCAAAGCCCTGCCTGATAGTCTCCGCAACGATGCGGATTACCGCACCTTCATCATATAGCAAGCCCGGCACGCCCTGCTTACCGACGATCAGAGCAGCAGCGGCCACCTCCATGCGTTCCACCAGTGCCATCATGCGCGCGTCAGGGTTACTGCCTGGCCGGTTCAGTTTCTGCCGAATAGCATCGACCAGCCATGCTGTTTTATCACCACCAGCAGCGATAATCGCATCGCTGAAATCACCGCTTAACTCAGCAGGTACGCGGAACGTAACAGACAGGGATTTGCTCATAAGCCACCAGGTTCAGGGAATAGATAGCTATTTTATCATTGTAAGACAGTGTAAGACATGAAAATGTGTTGGTTCAGGTAGCCCCGTTGTTGGTTCAATTGGGGGGTGTGTTGGTTCACTTTTTTGAAATTAATCCTTTTAAAACAACCGCCTTTACAAATTGAACCAACTGAACCAACTGAACGACACGTTTTTGGTTAATTATATAGAGAGAAAAATCCGCATCCCTCCTACAATAAGGAAGTGTCATTAGCAAAGCTAATAATCCGTTCTGACTACTGCGTTATCTTCTAACCTACCCGAACCGCTTCCCCGTCAATCTCGTTTAGCTTGCCGCTATCGTCCCGCATAACCAAACATAAACCGGGAAGGCCGTAACGGGAGCAGTTACACCATACGCCTTTGCCTGCCCCTGACTGTGTGCTGTCCTGCCGCTGCTCATAGCTGGTGATCTTTTCCAGCAGCCCATCATTAACCATCGCCCCTAGCGTTCGTCTGGCTGATTCCAAATGATGTCGTGATTTGAATGAGTCCATGCCACTGAGCAGATATGCGACCCCGGATACATCGAACGGCAGCGCACCAATCTCACCCGTTACCCACTCGCGGTGCTCAAGTTCGAAGAAACTCAGTATCTCTTTTTACGGCTGGTCATTCTCATGGCTGGTGGCTTCCTTAATGTAGGAGAGATCTATCATACAATAAGGGTTTCAGCTTATCGCGTTATACAGCGAGTTGAATGCGCCTGTTGTGGATAAAAAATAGCCAAAATAGGTTGTCACAAAAACATTTGGGGGTATCTTTGGGGGTATGTGTTATTTTTAAACTGATAAATACTGTTATTTAACATTGGCTTGTTAGTTATTATTCAATCCTGTAGGGGCCATTACTTTTCAATACATTACCCGCTTTTCCCAACCTTCAGATTTTCTCCATGGGACAGATTTGTGTCGTCACTCCCCAAAAGCGAGTCAATTTCACGTACTTGTCGCTTCCGTGCCGCTATGCAGTTTCAACGTGAACAAACATGTGCTTGTCATCCCTTCCTGTTTGTCTCAGACACCCATAATTCTTTTAAACGCGCCACGAGAGAATAAGTAATATTCATTTTTATTCACTTAATCTTCATTCAATGTATGAGAATACAGAAGACCTGTAGGCGCATCGTTAATAGCATAAATTTATCTTATATATCTCAGCGTTTTTTCGGGAGTTGTTTTCGGCACGACAGGATTCTTTCTCACGGCAGTTGAAATTTCCGTTAGCTTGATATGATTGAATTTAGCTCTTATCGCGCCTGGAGATGATTTTTTGGCCAGACTTCTGCCGAGCATAACATGTTGAAGAAGCAAAACGGGTAAACAGAAGAACACCTTAACCTGGTGCATGCAGGAACAGGTTGCTAAAACAGGCTGAGGTTTTTTAGTCTCTGGGAGGTCAGATTGCTAAATTTTTCATATACTAATATTTGTTAATCAGCTAATCCGCAGATGACCGCTAAGAGAATGGTTACTGCTTTTTTTGACTTATCTGACAACTAAAGGTTGTTAGCTGAACATAAGGGAAAATGATGCCATTGATATTTAGTGAGTTATCTGGCGCTCCACCGTGGGTGCCTGCCGTATTGCTCATCACTCTCTCATTCTTAGTGGGTTCTCTGGCCCGATTTATCCTTCTCAGGTTCATCCGCTACTGGCAAAATCGTGACCGAAAGCTGTTCAAATCACTTGAAAAGCATCTTCGTGGATCAATGTTTCTTTTCATCCCCTTACTGTTAATAAATGTAGGGGCTAATTATATTAACATCAAGCCAGACTTTTTAGATTTTATTACAACGACCGTTAATATATTTATTATATTATCATTTTGCTCAATTTTAATTCGCTTAACTAATGTAGCGCAGGATATGCTTTTTATACGCTACGATATTAATCTTTCAAATAATCTTCGTGCCCGCAAAGTCCGCACCCAGATAATGTATGTGAAAAAAGTCGTTATCGTCGTTCTCGTGACATTCTGTGTTTCTCTGATTTTACTGAGTTTCCCTGGTGTTCGAAAATTCGGTACTACCATTCTGGCCGGTGCCGGAGTTGCCGGAATAATAATTGGGTTTGCCCTTCAAAAGTCGCTTGTCAATTTGTTTGCCGGAATTCAGATAGCGTTCACGCAGCCCATAAAAATCGATGATGCTGTCGTCGTTGAAAAGGAATGGGGCTGGATTGAGGAGATAAACCTGACTTATGTCGTTGTGCGTATCTGGGATCTGCGCAGACTGGTTCTTCCCATTACCTATTTTACAGAAAATGCCTTCCAGAACTGGACGCGCAATAACGCACAAATATTAGGCTCGGTTTTTCTTTACCTCGATTATTCAATGCCACTCGAGCCTTTGCGTAAGCATTTTGAAAAAGTACTCAGTGAAACAAAACTTTGGGACCAGGAGACTCAGGTTCTCCAGGTAACTGATACTACTGAAAAAACCATGACTATCAGATTATTAATGACTGCACAGAATTCCCCAACGGCCTGGGATTTACGCTGTCACGTGCGGGAAAAAATGATTGAGTTTATTCAGCAAAATTATCCCCAGAGTCTTCCTCACGTAAGGGCGACGCTGACCGATCCTGGCAGTTTATAGTTGGAAAAATTCAGTAAGTTAGAGGTATTTAGCCAGTCGGGTAACAGGGAGTGTCATGGCGGGACTACCCGATGGAGATGAAGACGCGCGAAGTAACGCCGTTATCGTACCGGTTTACAGAGCCAGGCAATTTTCCTGCCTGGCTCTTTGCGTGAATGCGCATGAATGGCGCTGAGATCGCACCGAACCGAGCAATCTGGCCATTTGCCTGACTTAGCGCGTCAACCTACAACCCGAACGTCTTCAACCTGATCGAGAACCGTAATGGTAATTTGGACGTGTAACGGTGTTTTCCAGTCGACGTGCAGATAAAATTCAACGCCGCCGGGACCGCCTTCGGGATCGTGCGGCCCGATATTGGTCACGTAAATTATCGCATCCCCTAAATGCGGTCTGCCGGTTGAATCGGTAGGGTCGGTACCCGCTGCCCACTCCGCGGCGGTAATGATAACGGCCGATCGTTTATTAATTGCGTCCCAGTTCCAGTTCCAGCGAGAAAGACCTTGCTGATTGCGAGCGATAAGCCTGACTGAACGTGACATGGTATGCACCTTCTGTTCTGCTCACCCAAAAATGGAGAGCAGTTGATGACATGAGAACCGGTTAGCCGGAATGTTCCTCCGGCAAAGAGGCGAGATCCCCATTTTTTCAGGAAGAAATGAGCATAAAACCAGAAAGCATAAAAAAGGCCCGCGGGGGGACGCGGGCAAAGTAAAACAGAAGTTATCTTTTGTAGAACATCGTCCACAGTAAAGTAAAATTACCTTTATTTCTTAACATAGATCACAAAAAAGCATGACAGTGCCAGACTAAGACAAGTCCTGGGGTGGGTTAAAAGGCGGTATTTTTCGCCTGAAATTTGTTATCCGGGGAAAATCTGGCAGAATGTTGGCCGCTGGCAGGGAGCCGATCGAACCGCACGGGGCGTTAAAAAATTCCAAAAAAACAATCGCCGTTTGCTGTTTTCGCAGCTTAAATGTGGTTGCCCGGTCGCCAGCGCTTCAGATTATCATGAGAAAACATTAATAAGATTGAATAACGAGGTTTTATGCCGCACTCAGCCGAAGACAAGAAAAAAGCGCTTAACCGTATCAAACGTATTCAGGGTCAATGTGAAGGAATACAGCGTTCTCTCGAAGCGGGTGCTGACTGTGCGCCGATTTTGCAGCAGATTGCTTCAGCGAAAGGCGCATTGAGCGGCCTGATGTCTGAGATTCTGGAAAGCTACGTTCGCGAAGAATTTCTTGGTCAGACGGGTGAACAAAGTCTGTCCGAAAAACAAATTGCCGAATTTCTTGGTCTGATGCGTTCTTATATGAAATGATCCCACAGCAAATTTGAGTGCGTCGTCGATATGCACTCAGCCGCGATTTTGCATATTCGCGACGTCACGCCCAACTCTGTCAAACAGCCCTTATTTAAACCGCCTCTACGCGCTGGCTTTTCTTTTATTTAACTATTTATCAACGTATTAACAGAACACCCCCTGCCAGATATGTGCGGATAAAAGTGCCAGCAGGCATAATTTGGCGAATACAGCGCAAAAAATTCCGTAAATATATATACCCCAGGGGGGTATATTCGGTATAGTCCCCCCCACTAAATGACCGCCAGGTTTTACTGAGGTCAGCCGTCAGAGAAGGGCTCTGGCGTGAATATTCCCCTCCTGGAGAACATGTTATGAAATCCCGTGCTGCTGTTGCATTTGGTCCCGGTCAACCTTTGCAGATTGTCGAATTAGACGTTGCACCCCCTCGCGCCGGTGAGGTGTTAATCAAAATCAGCCATACCGGCGTCTGCCATACCGATGCCTTTACCTTATCGGGCGACGATCCGGAAGGGCTTTTCCCGGTTGTGTTGGGTCACGAAGGGGCTGGCGTGGTGGTAGAAGTTGGCGAAGGCGTGACCAGCGTACAGGCTGGCGATCATGTTATTCCTCTTTACACCGCGGAATGTGGCGAGTGCCTGTTCTGTAAGTCAGGCAAAACCAACCTGTGTACCGCTGTCCGTGCGACGCAGGGAAAAGGCGTAATGCCAGATGGCACCACGCGTTTCTCCTACAATGGCCAGCCGATTTATCACTACATGGGCTGCTCAACCTTTAGTGAGTACACCGTAGTAGCGGAAGTGTCGCTGGCCAAAATCAATCCTGAAGCCAATCACGAACATGTTTGCCTGCTTGGCTGTGGCGTGACCACCGGAATTGGTGCGGTTCACAACACCGCTAACGTTCAGGAAGGCGACTCGGTGGCGATTTTTGGTTTAGGCGGCATCGGTCTGGCGGCGATTCAGGGCGCACGTCAGGCAAAAGCGGGGCGCATTATCGCTATCGATACCAATCCGGCTAAATTTGAACTGGCGAAGAAGTTCGGCGCGACAGACTTCGTCAATCCAAAAGATCACGACAGGCCGATTCAGGAAGTGATTGTTGAAATGACCGGCTGGGGCGTGGATCACTCTTTTGAGTGTATCGGTAACGTCAATGTGATGCGTGCGGCGTTGGAAAGTGCTCACCGTGGCTGGGGCCAGTCAATCATTATCGGTGTGGCAGGGGCGGGGCAGGAAATTGCGACCCGTCCCTTCCAGCTGGTGACAGGACGGCAGTGGAAAGGTTCTGCATTCGGTGGCGTGAAAGGCCGTAGCCAGCTGCCGGGCATGGTGGAAGACGCCATGAAAGGAAAAATTGAGCTGGAGCCTTTTGTCACTCATACCATGACGCTGGACAAAATTAACGAAGCCTTCGATTTAATGCATGAAGGAAAATCTATTCGTTCCGTTATTCATTATTGAGGGGAGTCAGACTGCTGACAAACCTAAAGCATGAGGAATGCTGGCCTGGAACAAAGCGTCCTGGGCCATGGACGGCCCGGACGGGGCTGGCACGGATGCCGTTTTTTGCATCTTTATGAAGGGCCAGCGTTCCTCGCGCCTGAGCTATGTCAACAGCCTCAGTGAATAGCGCCTATATTATTTCGTCAGCTCAGCGGTCATATGGACATGGTTATTGAAGAAAGCTTCCGTAATCTGGTAAGACGCACCGGCTTTTTCTGCCTGAGCCGCGATTTTTGCTTCTGCGCCGTCAAGCGTATCGGCAGAGGCCGTTACGGTCTGAGCAAAACCCGCAAATGATACGCCAGAAAACAGCGCTGATACTGCAATTTTTTTGATGATGTTCATAATAAATTCCCGATGTTACTTTTAAAGTGAGAGACGGTCTGTCTCGATGGGATAAATATTACGCGTGATATGTGCAAAGAGTAAGCGGAACTATTTGCTAAACTCACTCAAAAAAATTGACTGACAAAGGCAGGTAGGAGAATCTGACCTTACAGGCTGTAAAGCGCTAAAGGCCAGAAAAAAATTAAGCTTTACTGAAACACTGGCTGATAAAAGCCGTTGCCTTATTGATACCGTCCATCGAAATGGTATGAGGAAGGGCGGTTTCGAAGAAGGTCGTTACCGGGATGCCAACCTCGCTCAATTTTGCCGCTGCGCTTTCACTTTCCTGCCACGGAATAACCGGATCGGCCTGGCCATGAACCAGCAGAACTGGCGTGTTGCTCGCGGTAGCATAGGGTTGTGGTGAAGATAAACGTCCGGAAAACGCGACGACGCCCGCCAGCGGCAGGCGAGCGCTGACTAATGCATCGAGCGCCATTATCGACCCCTGAGAAAAGCCAAGAAAAATCACCTGATCCTGTTCAGGATCGATGGCGTGTTTTGCAAAAATCTGCTGTATCGCGGCATCAAATGCTGCCCGGGCA is a window from the Pantoea sp. CCBC3-3-1 genome containing:
- a CDS encoding mechanosensitive ion channel family protein, with product MPLIFSELSGAPPWVPAVLLITLSFLVGSLARFILLRFIRYWQNRDRKLFKSLEKHLRGSMFLFIPLLLINVGANYINIKPDFLDFITTTVNIFIILSFCSILIRLTNVAQDMLFIRYDINLSNNLRARKVRTQIMYVKKVVIVVLVTFCVSLILLSFPGVRKFGTTILAGAGVAGIIIGFALQKSLVNLFAGIQIAFTQPIKIDDAVVVEKEWGWIEEINLTYVVVRIWDLRRLVLPITYFTENAFQNWTRNNAQILGSVFLYLDYSMPLEPLRKHFEKVLSETKLWDQETQVLQVTDTTEKTMTIRLLMTAQNSPTAWDLRCHVREKMIEFIQQNYPQSLPHVRATLTDPGSL
- a CDS encoding DUF1471 domain-containing protein gives rise to the protein MNIIKKIAVSALFSGVSFAGFAQTVTASADTLDGAEAKIAAQAEKAGASYQITEAFFNNHVHMTAELTK
- a CDS encoding S-(hydroxymethyl)glutathione dehydrogenase/class III alcohol dehydrogenase, with the translated sequence MKSRAAVAFGPGQPLQIVELDVAPPRAGEVLIKISHTGVCHTDAFTLSGDDPEGLFPVVLGHEGAGVVVEVGEGVTSVQAGDHVIPLYTAECGECLFCKSGKTNLCTAVRATQGKGVMPDGTTRFSYNGQPIYHYMGCSTFSEYTVVAEVSLAKINPEANHEHVCLLGCGVTTGIGAVHNTANVQEGDSVAIFGLGGIGLAAIQGARQAKAGRIIAIDTNPAKFELAKKFGATDFVNPKDHDRPIQEVIVEMTGWGVDHSFECIGNVNVMRAALESAHRGWGQSIIIGVAGAGQEIATRPFQLVTGRQWKGSAFGGVKGRSQLPGMVEDAMKGKIELEPFVTHTMTLDKINEAFDLMHEGKSIRSVIHY
- a CDS encoding HGGxSTG domain-containing protein, with protein sequence MPEELRHIPCAAKTRAGTPCKRTDINSNGRCKYHGGHSTGAITAEGKARQLEGYRRWQREKGA
- a CDS encoding metal/formaldehyde-sensitive transcriptional repressor, which produces MPHSAEDKKKALNRIKRIQGQCEGIQRSLEAGADCAPILQQIASAKGALSGLMSEILESYVREEFLGQTGEQSLSEKQIAEFLGLMRSYMK
- a CDS encoding alpha/beta hydrolase → MMKKLVVLLHGVGSSGADLEGLGHYFQPSFPDVIFSSPNGTEKFDGGGAGYQWFSVTGVTEASRPGRIVNARAAFDAAIQQIFAKHAIDPEQDQVIFLGFSQGSIMALDALVSARLPLAGVVAFSGRLSSPQPYATASNTPVLLVHGQADPVIPWQESESAAAKLSEVGIPVTTFFETALPHTISMDGINKATAFISQCFSKA
- a CDS encoding S49 family peptidase, which translates into the protein MTILAQSSPLDKVRKKYLGELANHTGRNVISYYSGFLQKNGQEVTNLVSMTDDDKNGLMSAIHGLDTSKGLDLILHTPGGDIAALESIGKYLRSKFGTDIRAIVPMISMSCGTMLACCAKEIVMGKQSNIGPFDPQMGGMPVHGILEEYERAKREITSNPAALAWWQFSLQKLHPTLIGECEKAIRWASEIVHEWLITGMFAGEHDAADKAKNICDQLNNHATTYTHARHLHAEKAKSIGLKVIDLEDDQSFQDLVLTIHHSYMHTFGSSAACKIIENHNGSTMMWNVPNQN